One Bdellovibrionales bacterium genomic region harbors:
- a CDS encoding helix-turn-helix domain-containing protein: protein MPSVAVKRKKSVLGQALISSLTAAVAHERGETEFKTVERELAPPAPEFSKAEIKKLREALHCTQLEFASLLNVKQGTVRHWEQGLRKPSGSVYRLLEIISKRPEIVKELKGA, encoded by the coding sequence ATGCCTTCAGTTGCCGTGAAACGAAAAAAATCTGTCTTGGGGCAAGCCCTGATCTCCAGTCTAACTGCGGCCGTAGCTCATGAGCGTGGCGAAACTGAGTTTAAAACTGTTGAGCGTGAACTTGCTCCGCCTGCACCTGAGTTTTCCAAAGCTGAAATCAAGAAATTACGCGAAGCCCTCCATTGTACTCAGCTCGAATTTGCATCACTTCTCAATGTAAAACAGGGAACAGTTCGTCATTGGGAACAGGGTTTGCGGAAGCCTTCTGGCTCTGTCTATCGTCTGTTAGAAATTATTTCCAAGAGGCCTGAAATCGTAAAAGAGCTGAAGGGTGCTTGA
- a CDS encoding helix-turn-helix transcriptional regulator, translating to MAKTKKKYSDFFESAGEVMPQDKFKRAVERGEQVVAFLHLAEARKKMGLRQVDVEGYTQDEISKIENRSDIKLSTLIDYMKSIGMGIKIVGIPQNDDEEEFEILTAKAK from the coding sequence ATGGCTAAAACAAAAAAGAAATACTCAGACTTTTTTGAGAGCGCCGGAGAAGTCATGCCACAGGACAAGTTTAAACGAGCCGTTGAGCGTGGCGAACAGGTTGTGGCATTTCTTCATTTAGCGGAAGCCCGAAAAAAGATGGGCCTCCGTCAAGTAGATGTTGAGGGTTACACGCAAGACGAGATTTCAAAGATTGAAAACCGCTCTGACATCAAACTCTCCACCTTGATCGACTACATGAAAAGCATTGGAATGGGGATCAAGATTGTGGGTATCCCTCAAAACGATGATGAAGAGGAGTTTGAGATTTTGACAGCCAAGGCGAAATAA
- a CDS encoding helix-turn-helix domain-containing protein, with translation MKAKKSVLGQALISSLTAAVAHERGETELKTVERELAPPAPEFSKSEIKKLREALHCTQLEFASLLNVKQGTVRHWEQGLRKPSGSVYRLLEIIAKKPEIVKELKGA, from the coding sequence GTGAAAGCAAAAAAATCTGTCTTGGGGCAAGCCCTGATCTCCAGTCTAACTGCGGCCGTAGCTCATGAGCGTGGCGAAACTGAGCTTAAAACTGTTGAGCGTGAACTTGCTCCGCCTGCACCTGAGTTTTCCAAATCTGAAATCAAGAAATTGCGCGAAGCCCTCCATTGTACTCAGCTCGAATTTGCATCACTTCTAAATGTAAAACAGGGGACAGTTCGTCATTGGGAACAGGGTTTGCGGAAGCCTTCTGGCTCTGTCTATCGTCTGTTAGAAATTATTGCCAAGAAACCGGAAATCGTAAAAGAGCTGAAGGGTGCTTGA
- a CDS encoding putative addiction module antidote protein → MIKIKGKTYAGADHKEGTIQWLKQSTENQREYLKAAIEDNSDMPEVILMAIREIAEARGYENFANDAGLSKKSLYRILDEEKEAKPRYETIYQLIHALGLRFTVEADPAAKVG, encoded by the coding sequence ATGATTAAAATTAAAGGCAAAACTTATGCTGGTGCTGACCACAAAGAAGGCACTATTCAATGGTTAAAACAAAGCACAGAAAACCAACGGGAATACCTTAAGGCCGCCATTGAAGATAACTCCGATATGCCCGAAGTGATTTTGATGGCCATTCGTGAAATTGCCGAGGCCCGTGGCTATGAGAACTTCGCAAACGATGCGGGATTAAGTAAAAAATCTCTCTACCGTATTCTTGACGAAGAAAAAGAGGCCAAGCCTCGCTACGAAACAATTTATCAACTAATTCATGCACTCGGTCTTCGATTCACCGTAGAGGCCGACCCTGCGGCGAAAGTGGGATAA
- a CDS encoding type II toxin-antitoxin system RelE/ParE family toxin, whose amino-acid sequence MWKITETSTFREWFAELDVSAQADIVEAAQVLKSYGPQLGRPHVDTVYDSRHSNMKELRVQSKGRPFRIFFAFDPKRQAVFLIGGNKQGDKRFYKRMIAKADELYDEYLEDQNG is encoded by the coding sequence ATGTGGAAGATCACCGAGACAAGCACCTTCAGAGAGTGGTTTGCGGAACTGGATGTGTCGGCTCAAGCCGACATTGTTGAAGCAGCCCAAGTGTTGAAAAGTTATGGTCCCCAGCTGGGCCGACCTCATGTAGATACAGTTTATGACAGCCGCCACTCCAACATGAAGGAACTCCGGGTTCAAAGCAAGGGACGGCCATTTCGGATATTCTTCGCTTTTGATCCCAAACGTCAGGCGGTTTTCCTCATCGGTGGAAACAAACAAGGCGATAAGCGTTTTTATAAACGCATGATCGCCAAAGCAGATGAATTATATGACGAATACTTGGAGGATCAAAATGGCTAA
- a CDS encoding DEAD/DEAH box helicase family protein has translation MFLGLPWTVTSEGISLNGLVIQSTEEVEARLVISTELKRLYWPSRGLTGGVPPRDIILQALVGTQFHPYNSTANGPRILKDSQREAVRVIESFRNRGRDRILLVAPPGFGKTEVAVEFLSKARFASGLRLIIADRVLNLRDFSRSLNLRGISHSLWSANSQERPNLRAAAIESRSAEKYVVTTTATLRNQFKSLNEKERDELASVLKLMVYDESQHLGAPLMRDFLEDLNTRKDFSGFILGLTATPVHRDISLQEMFYNQSFWVHLDSAEKVMNQTEFLERNVSDVVEQLYQTFSKGELTPFDQLFFLSKEIFGIEDLFVQGLDNLDVPGCRYVINPKHYEYIARFLKRLIQEKDKVLIVANSIEEAESLSKVFKGVFPSHFVEFVHSKQEIDTNIEIIEKFKKAQKAIILSVRMLDEGVNLSDLDLLIDLNSTASVTQFLQRLGRLLRLKEGKSWVDAVSLVEINEDTAVELLSILSEVKNMTQPRSNGQRPLKRQYPSVSAVGIDQHIFAQDSWNNLKSSIQEFWQRRQSKWRPFEVAREWARNSGIKSSSEWKKASKERRRLPEDIPGAPNTVYKGKFKGWGDWLGTGRISKLGTDWRSFEEAREWARSSGIKSSTEWIKASIEGRLPEDIPSNPNVVYKGKFQGMGDWLGTDWRSFEEAREWARSKRN, from the coding sequence TTGTTTTTGGGTCTTCCGTGGACTGTGACCTCAGAGGGGATAAGCCTTAATGGGTTAGTGATTCAGTCGACCGAGGAAGTTGAGGCAAGGCTTGTGATATCAACTGAGCTCAAGCGACTTTATTGGCCAAGTCGTGGCCTCACCGGCGGAGTCCCTCCTAGAGATATTATTCTACAGGCTTTAGTTGGAACGCAATTTCATCCCTACAATTCAACAGCCAATGGCCCAAGAATTCTAAAAGATTCTCAACGAGAGGCTGTTCGAGTCATAGAGTCTTTTCGCAACCGTGGCCGTGATAGAATATTGCTGGTAGCCCCTCCCGGGTTTGGTAAGACTGAAGTTGCAGTTGAATTTTTATCTAAGGCTAGATTTGCTTCTGGTCTTCGCCTTATTATTGCAGACCGAGTCCTTAATCTAAGAGATTTTTCAAGGAGTCTGAATCTCAGGGGTATTTCACATAGTCTGTGGTCGGCAAATTCGCAAGAGCGTCCTAATTTAAGAGCGGCTGCGATCGAATCCAGGTCAGCTGAAAAATATGTCGTCACAACGACGGCCACCCTTAGAAATCAATTTAAAAGTTTGAATGAAAAAGAAAGAGATGAACTCGCGAGCGTCTTAAAATTGATGGTCTATGATGAAAGCCAACATTTGGGAGCTCCTCTCATGCGTGATTTTTTAGAGGACTTGAATACTCGGAAAGATTTTTCTGGGTTTATTCTGGGTCTTACGGCAACTCCTGTGCACCGAGACATCTCTCTTCAGGAGATGTTCTACAATCAGAGCTTTTGGGTTCATCTTGATAGCGCTGAAAAGGTGATGAATCAGACTGAATTTCTCGAAAGAAATGTCAGTGATGTGGTTGAGCAGCTTTATCAAACCTTTTCAAAGGGAGAGCTGACTCCATTTGATCAATTATTTTTTCTCTCAAAAGAGATATTTGGGATTGAAGATCTCTTCGTTCAAGGTCTGGACAATCTCGATGTGCCAGGCTGCCGCTACGTCATAAATCCAAAACATTACGAATATATTGCTCGGTTTTTAAAGAGACTAATTCAAGAAAAAGATAAGGTACTGATTGTCGCAAACTCAATTGAAGAAGCTGAGTCTTTGAGCAAAGTTTTCAAAGGTGTATTTCCAAGTCATTTTGTCGAGTTTGTTCATTCAAAACAAGAGATCGACACAAATATTGAAATTATAGAAAAGTTTAAGAAAGCTCAAAAGGCAATAATTCTATCGGTTCGTATGCTTGATGAGGGGGTTAATTTATCAGATCTTGATCTATTAATCGATCTTAACTCCACGGCCAGTGTCACTCAGTTTTTGCAAAGACTCGGTCGTCTTCTCCGACTTAAGGAAGGAAAGTCTTGGGTAGATGCTGTAAGCCTTGTTGAAATAAATGAAGACACAGCAGTTGAGTTGCTGAGCATCTTGAGTGAGGTAAAAAATATGACTCAACCCAGATCAAATGGTCAAAGGCCATTGAAGAGGCAATATCCATCAGTCTCGGCAGTAGGCATAGACCAACATATATTCGCACAGGACTCGTGGAATAACCTTAAATCAAGTATTCAAGAGTTCTGGCAACGAAGGCAGTCCAAGTGGCGGCCTTTTGAAGTGGCGAGAGAATGGGCGAGAAATAGCGGAATTAAATCCAGTTCTGAGTGGAAGAAGGCCTCTAAAGAGAGGCGGCGTTTACCTGAAGATATTCCGGGTGCTCCAAATACCGTGTATAAAGGAAAATTCAAAGGTTGGGGCGACTGGCTTGGGACAGGTAGGATATCTAAACTTGGGACTGATTGGAGATCCTTTGAAGAAGCGAGAGAATGGGCGAGAAGTAGCGGAATTAAATCCAGTACTGAGTGGATAAAGGCTTCAATAGAGGGGCGTCTCCCTGAAGATATTCCAAGTAATCCCAATGTTGTGTATAAAGGTAAATTTCAAGGTATGGGCGACTGGCTTGGGACTGATTGGAGATCCTTTGAAGAAGCGAGAGAATGGGCGAGAAGTAAGCGGAATTAA
- a CDS encoding helix-turn-helix transcriptional regulator, with protein MNTKLNVNLSFGEFLKVHRQGEELSQTDFAKELGVSKQRLSDIEANRFNISIKLAKEIAKKLDLPAEWLVKLALQDQLRKERVKLKVG; from the coding sequence ATGAATACTAAATTGAATGTTAATTTAAGCTTTGGCGAGTTTTTGAAAGTCCACCGGCAGGGCGAGGAGTTGTCTCAGACCGATTTCGCGAAAGAACTTGGCGTTTCCAAACAGCGGCTTAGCGATATCGAAGCCAATCGCTTCAATATCAGCATTAAATTGGCCAAGGAGATTGCAAAAAAATTGGATTTGCCTGCTGAGTGGCTGGTCAAGTTGGCTCTTCAAGATCAATTGAGAAAAGAGCGCGTAAAGTTAAAGGTAGGTTAA